A single Henriciella sp. AS95 DNA region contains:
- the gatC gene encoding Asp-tRNA(Asn)/Glu-tRNA(Gln) amidotransferase subunit GatC encodes MSVTKDDVRKAARLSRIAVTEDRLEPLANELTSIMGWIEQLNEVDVEGVEPMTSVVDATLPLRDDVVTDGNIQDQVLANAPKSDDGFFVVPKSVE; translated from the coding sequence ATGAGCGTTACGAAAGACGATGTTCGCAAGGCTGCGCGCCTGTCCCGCATTGCCGTGACGGAGGACCGTCTTGAGCCATTGGCCAATGAGCTGACATCCATCATGGGCTGGATTGAACAGCTGAACGAGGTCGATGTCGAAGGCGTGGAGCCGATGACATCCGTTGTCGATGCAACCCTCCCACTGCGCGACGACGTCGTAACTGACGGCAATATTCAGGACCAGGTTCTCGCCAACGCTCCGAAGAGCGATGACGGTTTCTTTGTTGTGCCGAAGTCGGTCGAATAA
- a CDS encoding peptidylprolyl isomerase produces the protein MMKFGIAALALAASAPALTPVATAQEAQTIEGIVAIVNDEPISYSDVRERASLLLLTLGVQNPNQQQVQQITAQALDELIDEKLQLQEATEYEVEVSDEDIASAVSDMARQSGMDRDGLINVLLSAGVNPSSLQAQMRSEIAWRRIMGGLYGSRIRISENQVDEQLAQLKASLDKTQYRIAEIFLYAPSDEEKEQAIAGANTILEQLREGAPFEVAAQRFSSAPTAAAGGDMGWVSTEDLDPAVAEALSAMPSEGLSDPIRVEDGVYIIAYQGKREPTETVALVDLVRLSVENGSEEDLITATSAAGSCEGAETIAENDPNLRASRLEDLRLSDLGPEGRSLVESTPVGEATDIFAMSGTIAVMYVCNIDETGSTLPSREEVEDRLFARQLSMISQRSLRNLRREATIIQRGS, from the coding sequence ATGATGAAATTTGGCATCGCCGCATTGGCACTCGCAGCGTCTGCTCCGGCTCTCACCCCGGTGGCTACGGCGCAGGAAGCGCAAACGATCGAAGGCATCGTTGCGATCGTTAATGATGAGCCAATTTCCTACAGCGACGTGCGCGAACGTGCTTCTCTGCTGTTGCTTACCCTTGGCGTGCAGAACCCTAACCAGCAGCAGGTGCAACAAATCACGGCGCAGGCTCTTGATGAGCTGATCGACGAGAAGCTCCAGCTGCAGGAAGCAACGGAGTATGAAGTTGAAGTGTCTGATGAGGACATCGCGTCTGCTGTGTCCGATATGGCGCGTCAATCCGGCATGGATCGCGATGGTCTGATAAACGTGCTTCTGTCGGCTGGCGTGAACCCGTCGAGCCTCCAGGCGCAAATGCGCTCTGAAATCGCGTGGCGTCGCATCATGGGCGGCCTTTACGGGTCCCGCATCCGTATTTCAGAAAACCAGGTCGATGAGCAATTGGCTCAGCTGAAAGCGTCGCTAGACAAAACTCAGTACAGAATTGCCGAAATTTTCCTTTACGCACCGAGCGATGAAGAAAAGGAACAGGCAATCGCTGGTGCGAACACGATCCTGGAGCAGCTACGCGAAGGCGCGCCTTTCGAAGTTGCGGCTCAACGCTTCTCCTCCGCCCCGACAGCCGCGGCAGGCGGAGACATGGGCTGGGTATCGACTGAAGATCTCGATCCGGCTGTTGCTGAGGCGCTCAGCGCAATGCCAAGCGAAGGCCTGTCGGATCCAATCCGGGTTGAGGACGGCGTTTACATCATCGCTTATCAAGGCAAGCGCGAGCCGACCGAAACAGTCGCTCTGGTGGATCTCGTCCGCCTGTCGGTGGAAAACGGCAGCGAGGAAGACCTGATTACCGCGACTTCAGCCGCTGGCAGCTGTGAAGGCGCTGAAACAATTGCGGAAAACGATCCGAACCTGCGCGCTTCGCGTCTTGAAGACCTGCGCTTGTCAGATCTCGGTCCCGAAGGCCGGTCACTGGTGGAATCCACCCCCGTCGGCGAAGCCACGGATATCTTTGCCATGTCGGGCACGATCGCGGTCATGTATGTTTGCAACATTGATGAGACCGGCAGCACATTGCCGTCACGCGAGGAAGTCGAAGACCGTCTGTTTGCACGGCAATTGTCGATGATTTCCCAACGTTCACTCCGGAATCTTCGCCGCGAAGCGACTATCATCCAGCGTGGTAGCTAA
- the plsY gene encoding glycerol-3-phosphate 1-O-acyltransferase PlsY encodes MTYLPFFIAAIGGYLLGSIPFGLIITRAAGLGDIRQIGSGNIGATNVLRTGRKDLAFATLILDSFKAGLAVLLFTFAFASRNVGLIAGAAAFLGHCYPVWLGFKGGKGVATYAGLLVFASLKGLMVGGPIWLGMFLIFRISSLAALTAAALVPIGAFLLGETHFAVGVLAALSILVFWTHRANLARLLSGSEPKFGQKKKQADAE; translated from the coding sequence ATGACCTACCTCCCGTTTTTCATCGCCGCTATTGGTGGATACCTGCTGGGGTCTATTCCGTTTGGCTTGATCATTACGCGGGCTGCGGGGCTGGGCGACATCCGCCAGATCGGATCAGGGAATATTGGTGCAACCAATGTGCTGCGCACTGGCCGTAAGGACCTCGCTTTCGCGACGCTCATCCTGGACAGTTTCAAGGCGGGGCTGGCGGTGTTGCTGTTCACCTTTGCCTTTGCCAGCCGAAATGTCGGCTTGATCGCTGGCGCCGCAGCCTTTCTGGGCCACTGCTACCCCGTCTGGCTTGGCTTCAAAGGTGGCAAGGGTGTCGCGACCTATGCGGGGCTTCTTGTGTTCGCATCACTCAAGGGATTGATGGTTGGCGGGCCTATCTGGCTTGGCATGTTCCTGATTTTCCGGATTTCGTCGCTGGCGGCCCTTACAGCGGCCGCTCTTGTGCCAATCGGCGCATTTCTGCTCGGCGAAACGCATTTCGCCGTGGGCGTCCTTGCTGCTCTCAGCATTCTCGTTTTCTGGACGCATCGGGCCAATCTGGCTCGTTTGCTAAGCGGAAGCGAACCGAAATTCGGACAAAAGAAAAAGCAGGCCGACGCTGAATGA
- the pdxA gene encoding 4-hydroxythreonine-4-phosphate dehydrogenase PdxA, with amino-acid sequence MNVRASLPLALSMGDPAGCGPAITVDAWKMLRGSLSDGFYVIGDPALFDCPCTVIKSPEQTPSVFGDRLPVLQLANALPDIVPGTPNSDTAPSIIESIETATLHALEGKAGGVVTNPISKSVLYAAGFKHPGHTEFIASICERETGTPCPPVMMLVGGGLKVALATIHIPLLDVSSKLTPKLLRQVAKTTAHALARDLGARNPRIAFTGLNPHAGESGTIGLEEQDIINPVAAELRAEGIDISDARPADTVFAEMLDGRFDAIIAMTHDQGLIPVKTLDFWGGVNTTLGLPIIRTSPDHGTAYDAARDGSARADSLIAAIRLASQMASNRARHD; translated from the coding sequence ATGAACGTTCGCGCTTCTCTTCCTCTCGCCTTGAGCATGGGTGATCCCGCCGGGTGCGGGCCGGCGATCACTGTCGACGCCTGGAAGATGCTGCGCGGATCGCTTTCAGATGGGTTTTACGTGATCGGAGATCCAGCACTCTTCGATTGCCCGTGCACCGTCATCAAAAGTCCGGAACAGACGCCAAGCGTTTTCGGCGATCGTCTTCCCGTTCTGCAACTTGCCAATGCCCTGCCCGATATCGTTCCGGGCACGCCCAACTCTGACACCGCTCCGTCAATCATTGAAAGCATCGAGACCGCAACCCTGCACGCCCTGGAAGGGAAAGCCGGTGGTGTGGTGACCAATCCGATTTCGAAATCTGTATTGTATGCGGCCGGCTTCAAGCATCCGGGCCATACGGAGTTCATTGCCTCGATCTGCGAACGTGAGACGGGAACGCCATGTCCACCAGTCATGATGCTGGTCGGCGGCGGGCTGAAGGTCGCATTGGCGACCATTCACATCCCCTTGCTCGACGTCTCCAGCAAACTGACGCCGAAACTCCTCAGGCAGGTCGCCAAGACGACCGCGCACGCGCTCGCCCGGGACCTCGGGGCCCGTAACCCACGCATCGCCTTTACCGGGCTCAACCCGCACGCGGGCGAAAGCGGTACAATTGGCCTCGAGGAACAGGACATCATCAACCCTGTCGCGGCAGAGCTGCGAGCGGAGGGCATCGACATCTCAGATGCACGCCCCGCTGACACGGTGTTTGCTGAAATGTTGGATGGCCGGTTTGATGCCATCATTGCGATGACGCATGACCAGGGCTTGATCCCCGTAAAAACACTCGACTTCTGGGGCGGCGTGAACACCACGCTCGGCCTGCCCATAATTCGCACCAGCCCTGATCACGGCACAGCTTATGATGCAGCGCGGGATGGATCTGCGCGGGCTGACAGCCTGATCGCTGCGATCAGGCTCGCGTCGCAAATGGCTTCGAACCGCGCGCGCCATGACTGA
- the dprA gene encoding DNA-processing protein DprA translates to MTGVLGDRERVEWLALARAPKIGPVSFFQLLDKFGSPVEAAKSVPQLKLDYQAAEQEIDMCRRAGGQIVCACEENYPPALSALSPPPPVLSMIGDHGLLKRPAIGIVGARNASAAGRKLARLIAAGVGAAGLVSVSGLARGIDGEAHAASLETGTIAVLAGGVDQVYPPQHQDLYSAIAEKGLIVSERRFGHRATARDFPRRNRIITGLSVGTVIVEAAERSGSLISARMAGEQGREVMAVPGSPLDARAAGTNRLLRNGATLVRHADDVIEAVSAQIARQDDLFAFQPTAKGAHTVPDIPEGLAGRVYESLSPTPVAIEEIALASACSARQCASVLLELELEGRAITHAGGLASRT, encoded by the coding sequence ATGACGGGCGTGCTTGGGGACCGCGAAAGGGTTGAGTGGTTGGCCCTCGCCCGTGCGCCCAAAATAGGGCCGGTGAGCTTTTTCCAGCTCTTAGATAAATTCGGTTCTCCCGTCGAAGCAGCGAAATCGGTCCCGCAACTTAAACTGGATTATCAGGCTGCCGAGCAGGAAATCGACATGTGCCGGCGCGCAGGTGGGCAGATCGTATGTGCCTGTGAGGAGAACTATCCGCCGGCTCTCTCAGCGCTCTCACCACCGCCCCCGGTTCTTTCGATGATCGGCGATCATGGTTTGCTGAAGCGGCCTGCCATTGGCATTGTCGGCGCGAGGAACGCTTCGGCAGCCGGACGGAAGCTGGCCCGCCTGATCGCGGCCGGTGTCGGCGCAGCGGGGCTGGTGTCAGTGTCCGGCCTCGCCCGGGGAATCGATGGCGAAGCCCATGCCGCCAGCCTGGAGACCGGCACGATTGCAGTGCTGGCCGGCGGTGTGGACCAGGTCTACCCGCCCCAACACCAGGATCTCTATTCTGCCATCGCTGAGAAAGGCCTCATCGTGTCGGAGCGTCGTTTTGGTCATCGCGCAACCGCTCGGGACTTTCCTCGGAGAAACCGCATCATCACTGGTCTCTCCGTCGGGACCGTCATTGTGGAAGCGGCCGAGCGATCCGGCTCGCTCATTTCTGCTCGCATGGCCGGCGAACAAGGGCGCGAAGTGATGGCTGTCCCCGGATCGCCGCTTGATGCGCGCGCTGCCGGGACCAACAGATTACTGCGCAATGGCGCAACACTGGTTCGTCATGCAGACGACGTCATCGAGGCGGTGAGCGCCCAGATTGCCAGGCAGGATGATCTGTTTGCCTTTCAACCGACCGCCAAGGGCGCTCATACGGTGCCCGACATACCGGAGGGACTTGCCGGACGCGTCTACGAATCTCTTTCTCCGACGCCGGTTGCCATCGAGGAGATCGCACTGGCGAGTGCTTGCTCTGCGCGTCAATGCGCGTCTGTGCTCCTAGAACTCGAGCTGGAAGGCCGGGCGATCACTCACGCCGGTGGTCTCGCCTCGCGCACTTGA
- the ruvX gene encoding Holliday junction resolvase RuvX: MPVIDLFDLPPFGVLIGIDPGSKTLGIAACDAGRMIASPVETIKKGRKLGPSLDRLMAIIDERRAVGLIMGLPLNMDGSEGPRVQSARALARNINERRDISIAFQDERLTSSEAERAMISADLSRARRAELIDASAAAIILQTAIDRLANAS, from the coding sequence ATGCCGGTAATAGACCTGTTTGACCTTCCGCCATTTGGCGTCCTGATCGGGATTGATCCCGGCTCGAAAACGCTCGGCATTGCGGCGTGCGACGCAGGCCGAATGATCGCTTCACCCGTTGAGACGATCAAGAAAGGTCGCAAGCTTGGCCCTTCTCTCGACAGGTTGATGGCGATTATCGATGAACGCCGCGCCGTCGGTCTCATCATGGGGCTACCGCTTAATATGGACGGCTCGGAAGGCCCACGCGTTCAATCGGCTCGCGCGCTTGCGCGCAATATCAATGAACGCCGTGACATTTCGATCGCGTTCCAGGATGAGCGCCTGACGAGCTCTGAGGCCGAACGCGCCATGATATCGGCAGATTTGTCTCGCGCCAGACGCGCCGAACTAATTGACGCCTCCGCCGCCGCCATCATCCTTCAGACCGCCATCGACCGGCTCGCCAACGCGTCATGA
- the lptD gene encoding LPS assembly protein LptD, with product MAVWKTAFAAIMLSATAPQVVAQASDTEAAESSKVILQADNVYVLENENTVVAEGNVSAEYQGRVLTADKLTYNRSTARVRAQGNIVILEPDGTQRFADEVETDANLADGYAVEFSMRTPDGATASANSARRENESLNTLDRAIFTACELCEGDTTPTWAIRAREAVLDEEDGMYTYKDAVLEIAGIPVIYLPYFAHPDPKAERRSGFLIPTIGSSSKTGLTYQQPYLWAISPYQDLTVAPWLYSKVNPVIELDYRKRFWSGNLNINLTATNEKEFDSDGEKFGEQEWRGHVFADGQFNINKNWLWGFGVEETTDDLYIERYDIQGENNKRGLYTNQPRTLLSQLYTVGQSSNWYADASVLTFDNLRLTDQREAGIADVLPLGYAQYDFDLGQLGFANINASTAFLSRLTGPDSHRVSVGADWSMQKVLPGGIVAEPFAEARFDRYELNDFPTTGDADTIDRGVGAVGAELSLPLYRPGKSVDIIVEPIVMAAIGTTGPNDAEIPIEDGLFYELDTSSIFDANGQAGYDLYEGDGKIGAGISTVARWKSGVQLTALAGRRWRNRDDAAFDVPSNLDGTASDWLGAVSLDMGNPFTFKAKVRLDDDSLELNRIDTSVDMRFDRFLASAIYYQIDAEVTQAGLRQEGVILQSEVSVTDNYFLIYGLQRDIENNRDIRHSIGVGYQDDCSRFELVFERSEKVDRQLGPSDSIMFRFGLKTLGNMGSNNFD from the coding sequence ATGGCCGTTTGGAAAACCGCTTTTGCTGCGATCATGCTGAGCGCCACCGCGCCGCAGGTCGTCGCGCAAGCCTCAGATACTGAGGCGGCGGAATCCTCAAAAGTCATCCTGCAGGCCGACAACGTGTATGTTCTGGAGAATGAGAACACCGTCGTCGCTGAAGGGAATGTCTCGGCTGAATATCAAGGCCGTGTGCTGACGGCAGACAAGCTGACTTACAACCGGTCGACGGCCCGCGTGCGTGCGCAGGGCAATATTGTCATACTGGAGCCGGACGGCACGCAGCGTTTCGCCGATGAGGTTGAGACCGACGCTAACCTTGCGGATGGCTACGCGGTCGAATTTTCCATGCGGACGCCTGATGGGGCGACGGCTTCAGCCAATTCAGCGCGCCGGGAGAATGAATCGCTCAATACGCTGGACCGTGCGATCTTCACCGCATGTGAATTGTGCGAAGGCGACACGACGCCGACATGGGCCATCCGCGCCCGTGAAGCGGTTCTCGATGAAGAGGACGGCATGTACACATACAAGGATGCCGTGCTGGAGATCGCTGGCATCCCGGTCATCTACCTGCCCTATTTCGCGCACCCCGACCCAAAAGCTGAACGTCGTTCAGGGTTTCTCATTCCGACGATTGGCAGCTCCTCCAAAACCGGTCTCACCTACCAGCAGCCTTATCTTTGGGCGATCTCGCCTTATCAGGACCTGACGGTCGCGCCATGGCTGTATTCGAAGGTCAATCCTGTCATTGAACTCGATTACAGAAAGCGTTTCTGGTCGGGAAACCTGAATATCAACCTGACAGCCACGAATGAGAAAGAGTTCGATTCCGACGGCGAAAAGTTTGGTGAACAGGAATGGCGCGGACACGTGTTCGCCGATGGCCAGTTCAACATCAACAAGAACTGGCTCTGGGGTTTCGGTGTGGAGGAAACCACCGACGATCTTTATATTGAGCGCTACGACATCCAGGGTGAGAACAATAAACGCGGCCTCTACACCAACCAGCCACGCACGCTACTCTCGCAACTATATACAGTTGGGCAATCGTCAAACTGGTACGCCGATGCATCGGTTCTGACGTTCGACAATCTTCGCCTGACGGACCAACGCGAAGCTGGCATCGCCGATGTCCTGCCGCTCGGCTATGCGCAATACGACTTTGACCTGGGCCAGCTTGGCTTTGCCAATATCAATGCCTCCACAGCGTTCCTGTCCCGCCTGACCGGGCCAGACAGCCACCGCGTAAGTGTCGGTGCTGACTGGTCCATGCAGAAGGTCTTGCCCGGCGGCATTGTCGCGGAGCCTTTCGCCGAAGCCCGGTTCGACCGGTATGAGCTGAACGATTTCCCCACGACGGGCGATGCGGACACTATTGACCGCGGTGTAGGGGCGGTCGGCGCCGAGCTATCCTTGCCCCTCTATCGCCCCGGCAAGTCAGTGGACATCATTGTCGAACCCATCGTAATGGCTGCGATCGGTACGACCGGCCCGAATGACGCCGAAATTCCCATCGAAGACGGGCTGTTCTACGAACTCGACACATCCTCTATTTTCGACGCCAACGGGCAGGCCGGATACGATCTCTATGAGGGCGACGGCAAGATCGGCGCGGGTATTTCGACGGTCGCAAGGTGGAAATCAGGCGTGCAGCTGACAGCGCTTGCGGGTCGCCGGTGGCGCAATCGCGACGACGCTGCCTTTGACGTACCAAGCAACCTTGATGGCACAGCGAGCGACTGGCTCGGCGCCGTCTCGCTGGATATGGGAAACCCCTTTACGTTCAAGGCCAAAGTTCGCCTTGATGATGACAGCCTGGAACTCAACAGAATTGATACGAGCGTCGACATGCGGTTCGACCGGTTCCTCGCATCGGCGATCTATTACCAGATTGACGCGGAAGTCACGCAGGCCGGACTGCGGCAGGAAGGCGTGATCCTGCAGTCTGAAGTGTCTGTCACCGATAATTACTTCCTGATCTATGGCCTGCAGCGTGACATTGAAAACAATCGTGATATTCGCCACTCCATCGGTGTGGGCTATCAGGATGATTGTTCGAGGTTCGAACTTGTCTTCGAGCGGTCCGAGAAGGTTGACCGCCAACTCGGTCCGTCGGATTCGATCATGTTCCGTTTCGGCCTGAAAACCCTGGGAAATATGGGATCCAACAACTTCGACTAG
- a CDS encoding aspartate carbamoyltransferase catalytic subunit, translating into MAIPGYSYEFEHRHLLSIEDLSRLDIEHILDLSEEFAEATRAGRRPEPHLKNMTVINLFFENSTRTMSSFEIAAKRLGADVVSMPVAQSSVKKGETLIDTAMTLNAMAPDAIVIRHSASGGVKLLSRKVDCAVINAGDGTHQHPTQGLLDTLTIRRAKGRIEGLKVTICGDILHSRVARSTTMALHLLGAQVTLCGPATLLPSGTETWGAAQAVHDFDKAIEGADVVMMLRLQLERMNGAYLPSQREYFRNFGLTAERLEKAAADATVMHPGPMNRGVEIESAIADGERSVITEQVEMGVAVREAVLKLLSGRRR; encoded by the coding sequence ATGGCCATTCCGGGCTACAGCTACGAATTTGAGCACCGCCACCTGTTGAGCATTGAGGACCTTTCCCGGCTCGACATCGAACATATTCTCGATCTTTCAGAAGAGTTTGCAGAGGCGACCCGCGCCGGCCGCCGGCCCGAACCGCATCTGAAAAACATGACGGTCATCAACCTTTTCTTCGAGAACTCGACGCGCACCATGTCGAGCTTTGAAATTGCCGCTAAGCGTCTCGGCGCCGATGTCGTCTCAATGCCGGTGGCCCAGTCCAGCGTCAAAAAAGGTGAAACGCTGATCGACACGGCGATGACGCTCAATGCCATGGCGCCGGACGCCATCGTGATCCGCCATTCTGCCTCCGGCGGCGTGAAGCTGCTGTCGCGCAAGGTCGATTGCGCGGTGATCAATGCGGGCGACGGCACACATCAGCACCCGACGCAGGGCCTGTTGGACACACTGACGATCCGCCGTGCCAAAGGCCGTATTGAAGGCCTCAAAGTCACGATCTGCGGCGACATCCTGCATTCTCGCGTGGCGCGCTCAACGACGATGGCGCTACACCTCCTCGGGGCTCAGGTGACGCTGTGCGGCCCTGCAACGCTGCTGCCGTCCGGCACTGAAACATGGGGCGCGGCGCAGGCGGTTCATGACTTCGACAAGGCCATAGAAGGCGCTGACGTTGTCATGATGCTTCGCTTGCAGCTCGAACGGATGAATGGCGCTTATCTGCCAAGCCAGCGCGAATATTTTCGCAATTTCGGCCTGACCGCCGAACGCCTCGAGAAGGCTGCGGCAGACGCCACAGTCATGCACCCCGGGCCAATGAATCGCGGCGTTGAAATCGAGAGCGCAATCGCCGACGGCGAGCGGTCCGTCATCACTGAGCAGGTCGAGATGGGCGTCGCAGTGCGTGAGGCTGTTCTCAAGCTCCTGTCGGGGAGACGCCGATGA
- the pyrC gene encoding dihydroorotase — MKTLITNAHLACPASGWDEAGSLLFEDGVITAVGAVNETADETIDAGGLCLAPGLIDLRVKTGEPGAEQKETLATASRAAVAGGVTSMVVMPDTDPVIDDVALVQFITNRGKETAKARIYPAGALTKGLKGNAMAEIAMMSGSGAVFFTNGDLPVENPSMLRRTMGYAASCNAIVSSRPNDHALGTSGVMNAGAQAARMGLPGLPREAEWIGLGRDLLLAEATGCTLLVDQVSTARSIDMIRAARDRGVKVYVSVAAHHLFFNELDVGDYLTYCKVNPPFRVEEDRQALIQALVDGEIDAVVSAHDPQPPEEKRLPFGEASFGAAGLETVLSALLALVQDERIDLLDALKPVTSSPADIIGVPQGRLVVGAPADLILFDADKPWLCERENLRSRSLNSPFDGRRMVGRVERTIIAGETVFEF, encoded by the coding sequence ATGAAAACGCTGATCACCAACGCGCATCTTGCTTGTCCAGCGTCCGGATGGGACGAGGCAGGGTCGCTGCTTTTCGAAGACGGCGTCATCACGGCAGTCGGGGCCGTCAACGAAACAGCGGATGAGACCATCGACGCCGGCGGGCTTTGCCTTGCGCCTGGCCTCATCGATCTGCGGGTCAAAACCGGCGAGCCTGGCGCAGAGCAGAAGGAAACACTCGCGACGGCTTCGCGGGCTGCTGTTGCTGGCGGCGTCACCAGCATGGTGGTCATGCCAGATACAGACCCTGTGATTGACGATGTCGCGCTGGTTCAGTTCATCACCAATCGCGGCAAGGAGACTGCAAAAGCGCGCATCTATCCGGCGGGCGCACTGACCAAAGGCCTGAAGGGTAATGCCATGGCAGAAATCGCCATGATGTCAGGTTCCGGCGCGGTGTTTTTCACCAATGGCGACCTGCCGGTGGAAAATCCGTCCATGTTGCGGCGGACGATGGGATATGCCGCGAGCTGCAACGCAATCGTCTCCAGCCGGCCGAATGATCATGCGCTTGGCACCAGCGGTGTCATGAATGCAGGCGCGCAAGCGGCCCGAATGGGGCTGCCCGGACTGCCACGAGAGGCAGAATGGATCGGGCTTGGCCGCGACTTGCTGCTTGCCGAAGCGACCGGATGCACGCTTCTGGTCGATCAGGTGTCGACCGCCCGCAGCATCGACATGATCCGGGCAGCGCGCGACCGCGGCGTCAAGGTGTATGTGAGCGTCGCGGCGCATCATCTGTTCTTCAATGAGCTCGATGTCGGCGACTATCTCACCTACTGCAAGGTCAATCCGCCCTTCCGCGTAGAGGAGGACCGGCAGGCACTGATCCAGGCGCTCGTCGACGGCGAGATCGATGCGGTGGTGTCGGCGCACGACCCGCAGCCACCGGAAGAAAAGCGGCTGCCATTCGGCGAAGCCTCATTTGGCGCCGCCGGACTGGAGACCGTTCTCTCAGCGCTCCTCGCGCTGGTTCAGGATGAACGGATCGACCTCCTGGATGCCCTGAAACCCGTCACATCGAGCCCCGCCGATATTATTGGCGTTCCTCAAGGACGACTGGTCGTTGGTGCCCCCGCAGACCTGATCCTGTTCGACGCCGATAAACCGTGGCTGTGCGAACGCGAAAATCTGAGGTCACGCTCGCTCAACTCGCCTTTCGACGGTCGGCGCATGGTTGGCCGGGTCGAGCGAACGATTATCGCGGGCGAAACCGTGTTTGAGTTCTAG
- a CDS encoding TetR family transcriptional regulator: MIYTGLTQGTGETTIDANERLLRAAISLIGENGPDLLTHRMIAEEAGLSPGTATYHFSSLDVLIERAFALYIADYESALEAALTAKPMRTLRDVTTFLTRMTALDASDAELARIEYSMILYARHNEALHDLVSHWSGLLQGAVADGLRAASAPSPDFLAGIAVSFCRGIEIEVLSKASKVDDSWMRSRLDAIFKLFD, translated from the coding sequence TTGATTTACACTGGGCTGACCCAGGGGACGGGAGAGACGACAATCGACGCAAATGAACGACTGCTCAGGGCCGCGATTTCGCTGATCGGCGAGAACGGGCCGGACTTGCTGACGCATCGAATGATTGCGGAAGAAGCCGGTTTGTCGCCGGGGACGGCCACCTATCATTTCAGTTCTCTTGATGTCCTGATTGAGAGAGCTTTTGCGCTCTATATTGCAGACTATGAAAGCGCGCTGGAGGCAGCATTAACGGCCAAGCCGATGCGCACGCTGAGAGATGTCACGACGTTCCTCACCCGCATGACGGCTCTGGATGCCAGTGATGCCGAACTTGCACGGATCGAGTATTCGATGATCCTTTATGCCCGGCACAATGAGGCCCTGCATGATCTCGTGAGCCATTGGTCAGGCCTGCTTCAGGGGGCAGTCGCCGATGGCTTGCGCGCGGCCAGCGCCCCCAGTCCGGATTTTCTGGCAGGGATCGCCGTCAGTTTCTGTCGCGGAATCGAAATTGAAGTGCTTTCCAAAGCCAGCAAAGTCGACGATTCCTGGATGCGCTCACGCCTGGACGCGATCTTCAAGCTGTTTGACTAG
- a CDS encoding AEC family transporter, translating to MSAFLAALVPVMLLVALGRFLGWRNVLSDDGWRAVERLAYVLLLPALIIRALARAPFETAPWRLALILIGAQCLLGLVGLLARAWPGMTRPAVGSIIQSNVRWNTFVALSIGSALFGEEGLALVSIAAAAMIPTANILSVTALTAHAERETGARRNPVAELIRNPLIIACAIGGALAALNLTIPPMIDDTLALLGQGTIALGLLAAGAGMDVSALGRAGVRTVTWSLVRLLGMPALTIAGALALGLTGTPFAVAVISASTSTATSSYILARQLGGDAPLAANLIAMQTVLSIVTMPAIWFACLSAGLF from the coding sequence ATGAGCGCGTTTCTAGCAGCCCTCGTCCCAGTCATGCTTCTGGTCGCCCTCGGGCGCTTTCTGGGCTGGAGGAATGTCCTGTCGGATGATGGATGGCGTGCGGTCGAACGGCTTGCCTATGTCCTGCTCCTGCCTGCCCTCATCATCCGCGCGCTCGCCCGCGCCCCGTTCGAAACGGCCCCCTGGAGGCTTGCCCTGATCCTGATCGGCGCCCAGTGCCTGCTCGGCCTCGTCGGCCTGCTCGCGCGCGCCTGGCCCGGTATGACGCGTCCCGCCGTCGGCTCGATCATCCAGTCGAATGTGCGCTGGAACACTTTCGTCGCGCTCTCCATCGGCAGCGCGCTCTTCGGCGAGGAGGGACTGGCGCTCGTCTCCATCGCCGCAGCCGCCATGATACCGACCGCCAACATATTGAGCGTCACAGCGCTCACGGCGCATGCCGAGCGGGAGACCGGCGCCCGCCGCAACCCGGTTGCGGAACTCATCCGAAACCCGCTGATCATCGCCTGTGCGATCGGCGGCGCGCTGGCCGCTTTGAACCTCACCATTCCGCCCATGATCGACGACACGCTTGCCCTGCTCGGCCAGGGCACGATCGCGCTCGGCCTGCTCGCGGCGGGGGCCGGCATGGATGTCAGCGCGCTTGGCCGGGCGGGCGTGCGCACCGTCACCTGGTCGCTCGTTCGCCTCCTCGGCATGCCCGCGCTCACCATTGCCGGCGCCCTTGCGCTCGGCCTTACCGGCACGCCCTTCGCTGTCGCGGTGATCAGTGCCTCGACCTCCACCGCCACGAGTTCCTACATTCTCGCGCGCCAGCTCGGCGGCGATGCTCCCCTCGCCGCCAACCTGATCGCGATGCAGACGGTGCTGTCGATTGTCACCATGCCGGCAATCTGGTTTGCATGCCTTTCGGCGGGACTATTCTAA